From a single Bacillota bacterium genomic region:
- a CDS encoding DMT family transporter has translation MPKAWVYLLVAGVAGMTMAVQGTLNSILGKVIGLFESTFVVHLLGTLTVAVLLLLRLGQGGLVRWSQAPWYVYFGGLLSVLIIYGVSVSIPKVGVGNATTMIVICQILTAVAIDHFGLFGVERLPCRWWDLVGIALLGVGAKILLR, from the coding sequence TTGCCAAAGGCGTGGGTATACCTGCTCGTGGCCGGGGTGGCCGGGATGACGATGGCTGTCCAGGGCACGCTTAATTCTATTTTAGGTAAAGTAATCGGCCTCTTTGAATCGACTTTTGTGGTGCATTTACTGGGTACTCTGACGGTGGCGGTGTTGCTCTTGCTGCGCTTGGGGCAGGGAGGTTTGGTCAGGTGGAGTCAGGCTCCCTGGTATGTTTATTTTGGTGGATTATTGAGCGTGTTGATCATTTATGGAGTGTCGGTCAGTATCCCCAAGGTAGGGGTTGGCAACGCGACCACGATGATCGTGATCTGTCAGATCCTCACGGCGGTGGCCATTGACCATTTCGGCCTGTTTGGTGTGGAGCGGCTACCCTGCCGGTGGTGGGACTTGGTTGGCATCGCCCTGCTCGGGGTAGGCGCGAAAATTCTCCTGCGCTAG
- the sigI gene encoding RNA polymerase sigma-I factor encodes MDYGVETLLAQAMAGDSGARENLIRECQSFVHKIACALAKRSLEWGRDDELSIALIALNEAIDAYRPEKRVPFLAFARIVIQSRLRDYWRKENRFYQTTVSLVGTSEESGQPAQEVQPAWDHYWDQVIALERAEEIRRFNELLQGFGITFGDLVEASPQHNDTRRTLFQVAVGLVQTPHLMEYLLAKKKLPVKELADRLAISRKTVERGRKYIIALALILQFPEEFAYLKSYIQIPLERRSHDEAPGTRYSHGS; translated from the coding sequence ATGGACTACGGAGTGGAAACCCTGCTGGCCCAGGCCATGGCTGGTGACAGCGGGGCCCGAGAAAACCTCATACGGGAGTGTCAGTCCTTTGTCCACAAGATTGCCTGCGCTTTAGCCAAGCGGAGCCTGGAATGGGGCCGGGATGATGAGTTAAGTATCGCCTTGATCGCGTTGAACGAAGCGATTGACGCCTACCGTCCCGAGAAGAGGGTGCCCTTCCTGGCGTTTGCCCGGATCGTGATCCAGAGCCGGCTCAGAGATTACTGGCGCAAGGAGAACCGGTTCTATCAGACGACCGTCTCACTGGTTGGAACGAGTGAGGAGAGTGGTCAGCCAGCTCAGGAAGTTCAACCCGCCTGGGATCATTACTGGGATCAAGTCATTGCGCTGGAACGGGCCGAGGAAATCCGCCGGTTTAACGAACTGTTGCAAGGTTTTGGGATCACTTTCGGCGATCTGGTGGAGGCTTCGCCCCAGCATAACGACACCCGCCGAACCTTATTCCAGGTGGCAGTGGGTTTGGTCCAAACTCCCCATTTGATGGAATACCTGCTGGCCAAGAAAAAACTGCCGGTCAAGGAACTGGCCGACCGGCTGGCCATCAGCCGGAAGACGGTCGAACGCGGCCGCAAGTACATCATCGCCTTGGCCCTGATCCTGCAGTTTCCCGAGGAGTTCGCCTATCTCAAGAGCTACATTCAGATCCCATTGGAAAGGAGGAGTCATGATGAAGCACCAGGTACGCGGTATAGTCATGGAAGTTGA
- a CDS encoding S-layer homology domain-containing protein — protein MKRMNKLFIYTLVLTLCFSLVASSAMASAWKEWSPGKAKKIEIETRGVLRDIPGHWAEEAMTKMNMKRVITGYEDMTFQPNKPITRLEAVVMLVRLLGLEDEARQSATTPLAFKNGQAIPEWAKGYVAVAVEKGIIAGDDLRDFRPYEPAKRYEIAVMALRALDLAGQAEVQSGSTATFCDEQDVPVWARGYIVMIAKKKVMIGNPDGTFQPHKPITRAEMATLMVRMENLLKNQFGAQEVEGTLTAVTVAQNGSGTITVKKVDGSSQTMTVASEAFIFIDKRKGTLEKLPVGGAVDVLTNAQGVAVFIRVYKPEPVPVEDTDLIRGTLKTIVTINNSTTMTIVVGGAEITLDVAPQVPVKLNGKTATLADLKAGQGVEVRVENKLVVAIEAESQETELAGVITAIGSNSLTWS, from the coding sequence ATGAAGAGAATGAATAAACTGTTTATCTATACTTTGGTGTTGACCCTGTGCTTTAGTTTGGTAGCTTCCAGCGCGATGGCTTCGGCATGGAAAGAGTGGTCACCAGGCAAAGCCAAGAAGATAGAGATAGAAACACGTGGCGTCCTGCGGGATATTCCGGGCCATTGGGCGGAAGAAGCAATGACGAAAATGAATATGAAGCGTGTGATCACCGGGTATGAGGATATGACTTTCCAGCCCAATAAGCCAATCACCCGCCTGGAAGCAGTCGTGATGTTAGTGCGTTTGCTGGGTTTGGAGGATGAGGCCAGGCAGTCGGCAACAACTCCCCTGGCATTTAAAAATGGCCAGGCCATACCCGAATGGGCGAAAGGATACGTCGCGGTCGCTGTTGAGAAAGGCATCATCGCCGGTGATGATTTGCGGGATTTTCGACCTTATGAACCTGCGAAACGCTATGAAATTGCAGTGATGGCTCTGCGCGCGCTGGATCTGGCGGGTCAGGCCGAGGTTCAGTCAGGGAGCACAGCGACTTTTTGTGACGAACAAGACGTACCGGTCTGGGCCAGAGGGTACATCGTCATGATCGCGAAGAAGAAAGTGATGATCGGCAATCCGGACGGTACCTTCCAGCCGCATAAGCCCATCACCCGGGCTGAGATGGCCACCTTGATGGTGCGGATGGAAAACCTGCTAAAGAATCAATTTGGTGCTCAGGAAGTGGAGGGAACCCTCACCGCGGTGACGGTGGCCCAAAATGGCAGTGGCACGATCACGGTGAAGAAGGTGGATGGCAGTTCCCAGACCATGACTGTTGCCTCCGAGGCCTTCATCTTTATTGACAAGAGAAAAGGGACACTGGAAAAATTACCGGTCGGCGGCGCAGTTGACGTTCTGACCAACGCCCAGGGAGTCGCGGTCTTTATTCGGGTGTATAAACCCGAGCCGGTGCCGGTGGAAGACACTGATTTAATCAGGGGTACCTTGAAGACCATCGTGACCATTAATAATTCGACCACCATGACCATCGTGGTGGGTGGAGCCGAGATTACCCTTGATGTTGCTCCCCAGGTACCGGTCAAATTAAACGGCAAGACAGCCACCCTGGCTGACCTGAAAGCCGGGCAGGGGGTTGAGGTCAGGGTTGAGAATAAGCTGGTTGTGGCCATTGAGGCGGAAAGCCAGGAAACTGAACTCGCTGGCGTTATTACCGCCATTGGTAGCAATAGCCTGACGTGGTCATGA
- a CDS encoding anti-sigma factor domain-containing protein codes for MKHQVRGIVMEVEKRHCIIMTQAGEFRRVPRPSSRVEVGEEIVVQLHTWSGWLRPLALVASLLLVVMGWSLYQWLLPTAVAYVSLDINPSLELGVDQNSRVVEAKGLNADGKILLRAAPVKGKDIYEAVAELVEAAVQNNYLNPQQENLVFSAVEVEPEAPPTVVEEKQVYQAIANSVAKLKVPVAVQVTVAKPEARREAQKLGVSIGRYLLYSDAVKEETGQQIKNLTNKELKNLKLKDLRVEQWIEKHQPLPKKHADQPVEQLPGPGSQEYTEQGKDRGQPEKRDESKSEEHERLNGSDRTKKSDGNSHEKRRFRSGNEAK; via the coding sequence ATGAAGCACCAGGTACGCGGTATAGTCATGGAAGTTGAGAAACGCCACTGTATCATCATGACTCAAGCGGGGGAATTTCGCCGGGTGCCCAGACCGTCTTCTCGGGTAGAGGTTGGTGAGGAAATCGTTGTTCAATTGCATACCTGGAGCGGCTGGCTGCGGCCACTGGCCCTGGTGGCTTCGCTATTGCTGGTGGTCATGGGCTGGTCTCTGTATCAGTGGTTACTACCAACAGCGGTGGCGTACGTCTCGCTCGACATCAATCCCAGCCTGGAACTGGGGGTAGACCAGAACAGTCGGGTTGTTGAGGCCAAAGGACTGAATGCGGATGGAAAAATTCTGCTAAGAGCGGCACCGGTGAAGGGGAAAGATATCTATGAGGCCGTGGCGGAACTGGTGGAGGCCGCGGTCCAGAACAATTACTTAAACCCACAACAAGAGAACCTGGTCTTCTCTGCCGTCGAAGTGGAGCCGGAGGCGCCCCCGACGGTGGTTGAGGAAAAGCAGGTCTATCAAGCCATTGCCAACTCAGTGGCTAAACTGAAGGTACCGGTGGCGGTGCAGGTAACGGTGGCGAAGCCGGAGGCGCGGCGCGAAGCGCAGAAGCTCGGGGTATCGATCGGCCGGTATCTCCTTTATTCGGACGCTGTCAAAGAGGAGACGGGGCAACAGATTAAGAACCTGACTAATAAAGAGCTAAAGAATTTGAAGCTTAAGGACTTAAGGGTGGAGCAATGGATTGAAAAACACCAGCCGCTGCCGAAAAAGCATGCAGACCAGCCGGTCGAACAGCTGCCAGGCCCTGGTTCACAGGAATACACTGAGCAGGGGAAAGACCGTGGCCAGCCGGAAAAACGTGACGAGTCGAAGTCGGAAGAACATGAGAGATTGAATGGTTCGGATCGAACAAAAAAATCAGATGGAAACAGTCACGAAAAAAGACGATTCAGGTCTGGTAATGAAGCAAAATAG